In Trichoderma asperellum chromosome 1, complete sequence, a single window of DNA contains:
- a CDS encoding uncharacterized protein (TransMembrane:10 (i50-68o80-98i141-159o179-196i203-222o228-248i260-280o286-306i318-341o361-388i)) has product MVYVRQHNLPALKEYKYSAVDRSLVSKYILKPFYTNFVIHCFPMSMAPNLITLTGFMFVVINFLTMLWYNPTLDQDCPSWVYYSWAIGLLLYQTFDAVDGAQARRTKQSGPLGELFDHGVDALNTSLEVLIFAASQNMGQGWKTVATLFASLLTFYVQTWDEYHTKTLTLGIVNGPVEGVLIVASVFALTGFMGGAHIWQQSALAAIGVPASLGIPQFIYDLTFTEWYMVQGTIVLVLNTVESSVNVIRARRARGDRSRGALLGLVPFFAIWALIVTYLYLQPNILHHHLIPFALFAGLVNAYSVGQMITAHLTKMPFPYWNILGVLIGFGVADSIGPVLLSKYGVGWPSSLGEGVYQTAFVFLMLGTALGVYGSFVVDVIVTICDYLDIWCLTIKHPHHEAAVLKPNGIKSH; this is encoded by the exons ATGGTCTACGTGCGGCAGCACAACCTCCCGGCCTTGAAAGAGTACAAGTACTCTGCCGTGGATCGGTCGCTGGTTTCCAAATACATCCTCAAGCCTTTCTACACCAACTTCGTCATCCATTGCTTCCCAATGAGCATGGCACCGAACCTAATCACCCTGACGGGATTCATGTTCGTCGTCATCAATTTCTTGACCATGTTGTGGTACAACCCCACGCTGGATCAGGACTGTCCAAGCTGGGTGTACTACAGCTGGGCCATCGGATTGCTGCTCTACCAGACGTTTGACGCTGTTGACGGTGCCCAAGC ACGACGAACCAAACAGTCCGGACCCCTCGGTGAGCTTTTCGATCACGGTGTCGATGCCCTGAACACGTCTCTGGAGGTCCTCATTTTTGCCGCATCCCAGAACATGGGCCAAGGCTGGAAGACGGTAGCTACTCTGTTTGCTT CTCTTCTCACCTTCTATGTCCAGACCTGGGACGAATACCACACCAAGACTCTCACTCTCGGCATCGTCAATGGACCCGTTGAAGGCGTGCTCATCGTGGCCTCTGTCTTTGCCCTGACGGGTTTCATGGGAGGCGCTCACATCTGGCAGCAGAGTGCTCTAGCCGCCATTGGCGTTCCCGCCTCGCTAGGCATTCCCCAATTCATCTACGACCTTACATTCACCGAGTGGTACATGGTTCAGGGAACAATTGTCCTGGTGCTCAACACTGTGGAGTCGTCTGTCAACGTTATCCGTGCTCGACGTGCTCGCGGCGACCGATCACGCGGcgcccttcttggccttgtgcCTTTCTTTGCCATCTGGGCCCTGATCGTCACCTATCTCTACCTGCAGCCAAACatcctccaccaccatctgATTCCCTTTGCCCTGTTCGCTGGCCTCGTCAATGCCTACAGCGTCGGGCAGATGATTACCGCGCACCTTACCAAGATGCCCTTCCCCTACTGGAACATCTTGGGCGTGCTGATTGGTTTTGGCGTTGCTGATTCGATTGGCCCGGTTCTGCTGAGCAAATACGGTGTTGGCTGGCCCAGCTCTCTCGGCGAGGGCGTGTACCAGACTGCCTTTGTTTTCCTGATGCTCGGCACGGCGCTTGGTGTCTACGGAAGCTTTGTCGTGGATGTCATTGTTACTATCTGTGACTACCTCGACATTTGGTGCTTGACCATTAAGCACCCTCACCACGAGGCGGCAGTCTTGAAGCCTAATGGCATCAAGAGCCACTAA
- a CDS encoding uncharacterized protein (EggNog:ENOG41) gives MMKTIYEVDEENHHGGPDPPVPLLLYAPSRDEPSFYVRSFKHPLTVLHSNNSHLDTARFAPEPDIYYPAWRPLPIGFRMPARVRPLGVLVKLTQDASLINMSCPDSTRPDQHRTARKKALSSTEILEQVFTKIDAVTLLTSVQRVSKTWKEVFDGSVLLQRKLFFTPDETRPLEPHPQTRREKDSDYRKMYPVLNSLLVRHFRSSFFPVGGKFYGYPRRSESFYEQRWTSKHNRLKMKRKLNTRYNKYESTKPDISKVEALQVLLDRERFTRAGASWRKMLVSQPPIPDFIAMEFSSQNMNNAKSHEKLEFRIFNANHPDKGLRMGQLYDFVQDKAANHPLDSLWYRVVWFEPHGPFASDLSEDGCHIMFEDIGTKCVVEMFHREDMAKNFSPTLSSSFPSSFAAREGPLSSSFAAREGPLSLSLRSSTSTSTSTSTSTSTSTSTSTSTSTSTSTSRSRPNPPNPQAFDAIFKCAEFVPEDWKPAQQVVDYGSVTHRTLTRLED, from the coding sequence ATGATGAAAACAATCTACGAGGTTGATGAAGAAAACCATCACGGAGGGCCTGACCCTCCTGTACCTCTCCTTCTCTATGCCCCGTCTCGCGACGAACCTTCCTTTTATGTTCGATCCTTTAAACATCCCCTTACCGTCCTGCACTCTAATAACTCCCATCTTGATACCGCCAGGTTTGCTCCTGAACCTGACATTTACTACCCCGCCTGGCGGCCTCTCCCAATTGGCTTCAGAATGCCTGCTCGTGTACGCCCCCTCGGTGTGTTGGTAAAGCTTACCCAAGATGCCTCTCTCATCAATATGTCTTGCCCAGACTCGACTCGTCCAGACCAGCATCGGAccgcaagaaaaaaagcgctGTCTTCCACAGAGATTCTGGAACAAGTATTCACCAAAATCGACGCCGTTACCCTCCTCACCTCTGTCCAGCGGGTGAGCAAGACCTGGAAGGAAGTCTTTGATGGATCGGTCCTCTTGCAGCGgaagctcttcttcacccCCGATGAGACGCGGCCGCTCGAGCCCCATCCGCAGACCAGACGGGAGAAAGATTCAGATTACCGCAAGATGTATCCGGTCTTGAATTCACTGCTAGTCAGGCATTttcgcagcagcttcttccctGTCGGCGGCAAATTCTACGGCTACCCACGCCGGTCTGAATCCTTCTACGAGCAGCGATGGACTTCCAAGCACAATAGgctcaagatgaagaggaaactGAATACCAGGTACAACAAGTATGAATCCACTAAGCCCGACATATCCAAGGTCGAAGCTCTCCAGGTATTACTGGATAGAGAGCGCTTCACGCGAGCCGGCGCAAGTTGGCGCAAGATGCTCGTCTCGCAGCCCCCTATCCCCGACTTTATCGCCATGGAATTCTCGTCGCAGAACATGAATAATGCAAAATCGCATGAAAAGCTCGAGTTCCGCATCTTCAACGCCAATCATCCGGATAAAGGCCTCCGCATGGGCCAGCTGTACGACTTTGTACAGGATAAAGCTGCCAACCACCCGCTGGACTCGCTGTGGTATCGAGTCGTCTGGTTTGAGCCGCATGGCCCCTTTGCGTCAGATCTCAGCGAAGACGGCTGCCATATTATGTTTGAGGATATAGGGACTAAGTGCGTGGTTGAAATGTTTCACCGTGAGGATATGGCCAAGAATTTTTCTCCTACTTTGTCatcctcttttccttcctcctTTGCTGCGAGAGAGGGACCTTTgtcatcttcttttgctgCGAGAGAGGGACctctgtctttgtctttgcgCTCATCTACCTCTACCTCTACCTCTACCTCTACCTCTACCTCTACCTCTACCTCTACCTCTACCTCTACCTCTACCTCTACCTCTACCTCTAGATCCAGACCCAATCCGCCGAACCCACAGGCCTTTGATGCCATCTTCAAATGCGCCGAGTTTGTGCCCGAAGATTGGAAGCCGGCACAGCAGGTGGTAGACTATGGCAGTGTGACGCACCGGACGCTTACGCGGCTGGAAGACTAA